The Geodermatophilaceae bacterium NBWT11 genome has a segment encoding these proteins:
- a CDS encoding serine/threonine-protein phosphatase has protein sequence MTLVLRYAARSDRGLIRGSNQDSVYAGPRLLAVADGMGGHAAGDVASKVVIAALEHLDDDAPSGDMLQLLRGAVFDGSEHLREVIRESPQLEGMGTTLTAVLFAGGRLALCHVGDSRAYLVRDGQLNQITHDDTFVQTLIDDGRITADEANSHPQRSLLLRALNGQDVEPDLSMREARAGDRYLICSDGLSGVVSHETMADALHDPDPQATADRLIELALRSGGPDNITVIVADVVDDDGSSRMDPVVDGAAGDNRGQREVDPRSAAGRAALADPRPATPTATATTSAPVQRRRPLRTALIALGTVLVLAAASVGAYLFVMSHWFVRSVDEGDVAVYRGVNASLLGLDLYRLDTPTELSLTDLTQAARSRVVDGIEAGDREDADRILANLLEQRLPVCSTPESTPESTPATTSAAPTTTPAPSSTPVDPSASAVPTTTAAPSTTTSPSTSARTQEPGVDCRVAG, from the coding sequence ATGACCCTCGTGCTGCGCTACGCGGCGCGGTCGGACCGCGGGCTGATCCGCGGCAGCAACCAGGACTCGGTGTACGCCGGGCCCCGGCTGCTGGCCGTCGCCGACGGGATGGGCGGGCACGCGGCCGGCGACGTCGCCAGCAAGGTCGTCATCGCGGCGCTGGAGCACCTGGACGACGACGCCCCCTCCGGGGACATGCTGCAGCTGCTGCGCGGGGCGGTCTTCGACGGCAGCGAGCACCTGCGCGAGGTCATCCGGGAGTCCCCCCAGCTGGAGGGCATGGGCACCACGCTCACCGCGGTGCTCTTCGCCGGCGGCCGGCTCGCGCTGTGCCACGTCGGTGACTCCCGCGCCTACCTGGTGCGCGACGGCCAGCTGAACCAGATCACCCACGACGACACGTTCGTGCAGACCCTGATCGACGACGGCCGGATCACCGCCGACGAGGCCAACAGCCACCCGCAGCGCTCGCTGCTGCTGCGGGCCCTCAACGGGCAGGACGTCGAACCCGACCTCTCCATGCGCGAGGCCCGCGCCGGCGACCGCTACCTCATCTGCTCCGACGGCCTGTCCGGCGTGGTCAGCCACGAGACCATGGCCGACGCGCTGCACGACCCCGACCCGCAGGCCACCGCCGACCGCCTGATCGAGCTGGCGCTGCGCAGCGGTGGTCCGGACAACATCACCGTGATCGTGGCCGACGTCGTCGACGACGACGGCAGCTCCCGGATGGACCCCGTCGTCGACGGCGCCGCCGGGGACAACCGCGGCCAGCGCGAGGTCGACCCCCGCTCGGCCGCCGGGCGGGCCGCGCTGGCCGACCCCCGACCGGCGACCCCCACGGCCACCGCCACCACCTCGGCCCCGGTGCAGCGACGCCGGCCGCTGCGCACCGCGCTCATCGCCCTGGGCACCGTGCTGGTGCTGGCCGCGGCCTCGGTCGGTGCCTACCTGTTCGTGATGAGCCACTGGTTCGTCCGGTCGGTCGACGAGGGCGACGTCGCGGTCTACCGCGGGGTCAACGCCTCGCTGCTGGGCCTGGACCTCTACCGGCTGGACACCCCCACCGAGCTGTCCCTGACCGACCTCACCCAGGCCGCCCGCAGCCGGGTCGTCGACGGGATCGAGGCCGGGGACCGCGAGGACGCCGACCGGATCCTGGCGAACCTGCTCGAGCAGCGGCTGCCGGTCTGCAGCACCCCGGAGAGCACCCCCGAGAGCACCCCGGCCACCACCAGCGCCGCGCCGACGACGACGCCCGCGCCGTCGAGCACCCCCGTGGACCCCAGCGCCAGCGCCGTCCCGACGACGACCGCGGCACCCAGCACCACCACCAGCCCGTCGACGTCCGCCCGGACGCAGGAGCCGGGAGTGGACTGCCGGGT
- a CDS encoding FHA domain-containing protein has translation MTAEIVLQAFRFGFLLLLWLFVFAAFRVVRADLFGGRTGRVASVPPRAQAGKKRGGPRALKTLFVTAGPLSGTKITLGEQAILIGRADDSTLVLTDDFASSRHARLTNRGGQWYVEDLGSTNGTYLDQQRVQGPLLVAPGQPIRIGQTVLELRS, from the coding sequence ATGACCGCGGAGATCGTGCTGCAGGCCTTCCGGTTCGGGTTCCTGCTGCTGCTCTGGCTCTTCGTCTTCGCCGCCTTCCGGGTCGTGCGTGCCGACCTGTTCGGCGGGCGCACCGGCCGGGTCGCCTCGGTCCCCCCGCGGGCGCAGGCCGGCAAGAAGCGTGGTGGCCCGCGCGCGCTCAAGACGCTCTTCGTGACCGCCGGCCCGCTCTCCGGCACCAAGATCACCCTGGGTGAGCAGGCCATCCTGATCGGCCGTGCCGACGACTCCACCCTGGTCCTCACCGACGACTTCGCCAGCTCCCGGCACGCGCGGCTGACCAACCGCGGCGGCCAGTGGTACGTCGAGGACCTCGGCTCCACCAACGGCACCTACCTGGACCAGCAGCGCGTGCAGGGTCCGCTGCTGGTGGCCCCGGGACAACCGATCCGGATCGGACAGACCGTGCTGGAGCTCCGTTCATGA
- a CDS encoding DUF2662 domain-containing protein yields the protein MGVLQRFERRLEGMVGLAFARVFKGKVHPAEIAKALQREATEQRKVMGEGRVLVPNVYAVRLGRTDYDNLSEWSEQLAAELADMVAEHVADEGFQTFGDIQVSLELDEELHTGVFEVASSVADPSRPARSQARASAVSAGLSDDWGGPVPGHGAPAPAAAPGAPPVPGRPPLPPLPPLRGRTPDTGAAPSVIGRSGQRPGVTHVLVVDGPGTRHVLTPGSNVIGRGTEADVRLPDTGVSRKHVDVVLEGPVAAVQDLGSTNGTLVNGRRVGRQPLADGDVIRIGHSVLVYRQDGA from the coding sequence GTGGGCGTGCTGCAGCGCTTCGAGCGACGTCTCGAGGGCATGGTCGGGCTGGCCTTCGCCCGGGTCTTCAAGGGCAAGGTCCACCCCGCCGAGATCGCCAAGGCCCTCCAGCGCGAGGCCACCGAGCAGCGCAAGGTGATGGGCGAGGGCCGGGTCCTGGTGCCCAACGTCTACGCCGTCCGGCTGGGCCGCACCGACTACGACAACCTCTCCGAGTGGTCCGAGCAGCTGGCCGCCGAGCTCGCCGACATGGTCGCCGAGCACGTGGCCGACGAGGGCTTCCAGACCTTCGGCGACATCCAGGTCTCCCTGGAGCTCGACGAGGAGCTGCACACCGGGGTCTTCGAGGTCGCCTCCAGCGTGGCCGACCCGTCCCGCCCGGCCCGGTCGCAGGCCCGCGCCTCGGCGGTCTCCGCGGGGCTCTCCGACGACTGGGGCGGCCCGGTGCCCGGCCACGGCGCCCCCGCACCCGCCGCGGCCCCCGGCGCGCCCCCGGTGCCCGGCCGGCCGCCGTTGCCCCCGCTCCCGCCGCTGCGCGGCCGCACCCCCGACACCGGCGCGGCGCCCTCGGTGATCGGCCGCTCGGGCCAGCGCCCCGGCGTCACCCACGTCCTGGTCGTCGACGGCCCGGGCACCCGGCACGTGCTCACCCCGGGCAGCAACGTGATCGGCCGCGGCACGGAGGCCGACGTCCGGCTGCCCGACACCGGGGTCAGCCGCAAGCACGTCGACGTCGTCCTCGAGGGCCCGGTCGCCGCCGTCCAGGACCTCGGTTCGACCAACGGCACCCTGGTCAACGGCCGCCGGGTCGGCCGCCAGCCGCTGGCCGACGGCGACGTCATCCGGATCGGGCACTCGGTGCTGGTCTACCGGCAGGACGGCGCATGA
- a CDS encoding DUF1707 domain-containing protein, which translates to MSEPQLRAADADRASVAEVLGTALHEGRLQVEEYDERLTAAYAARTHGELAALTADLPAALAPSAADGTTEDAEDLGAVWRHWAFVAALVWGIWLMSVLGTGDWLYPWPVWVVGPWGVALLARTVTTRRRTA; encoded by the coding sequence GTGTCCGAACCCCAGCTGCGTGCCGCCGACGCCGACCGCGCGTCGGTCGCCGAGGTCCTCGGGACCGCCCTGCACGAGGGCCGGCTGCAGGTCGAGGAGTACGACGAGCGGCTGACCGCCGCCTACGCCGCCCGCACCCACGGCGAGCTGGCCGCGCTGACCGCCGACCTCCCCGCAGCCCTGGCCCCGTCGGCCGCGGACGGCACCACCGAGGACGCCGAGGACCTGGGCGCCGTGTGGCGGCACTGGGCATTCGTCGCCGCGCTGGTCTGGGGGATCTGGCTGATGAGCGTGCTGGGCACCGGCGACTGGCTGTACCCCTGGCCGGTGTGGGTGGTTGGCCCGTGGGGCGTGGCCCTGCTGGCCCGCACGGTCACCACCCGGCGCCGCACGGCCTGA
- a CDS encoding endonuclease encodes MTDRDTAARVLELHGTGYAEEAGIRLADTPAPLFQLLVLAELLSARISADIAVAATRELLAAGETTPAHTLEASWQDRVDALGRGHYRRYDERTARQLGELAGQVQERWHGDLRGLAAEADGDVDAAAALLQDFPGIGPTGASVFLREVQQVWPWVRPYLDERATRGAERVGLPTEAAALAGLVDGDELARFAAALVRVSLLPAAEDPLA; translated from the coding sequence ATGACCGATCGCGACACCGCCGCCCGGGTGCTCGAGCTGCACGGCACCGGCTACGCCGAGGAGGCCGGCATCCGGCTGGCCGACACCCCCGCCCCGCTGTTCCAGCTCCTGGTGCTCGCCGAGCTGCTGTCGGCCCGGATCTCCGCCGACATCGCCGTCGCCGCGACCCGGGAGCTGCTGGCCGCGGGGGAGACGACCCCGGCGCACACCCTGGAGGCGAGCTGGCAGGACCGGGTCGACGCGCTGGGCCGGGGCCACTACCGCCGCTACGACGAGCGCACCGCCCGCCAGCTCGGCGAGCTCGCCGGGCAGGTGCAGGAGCGGTGGCACGGCGACCTGCGCGGGCTCGCGGCCGAGGCCGACGGGGACGTCGACGCCGCGGCCGCCCTGCTCCAGGACTTCCCCGGCATCGGCCCGACCGGCGCCTCGGTGTTCCTGCGCGAGGTGCAGCAGGTGTGGCCGTGGGTGCGCCCGTACCTCGACGAGCGCGCCACCCGCGGTGCCGAGCGGGTCGGGCTGCCGACCGAGGCAGCCGCGCTGGCCGGTCTGGTGGACGGCGACGAGCTGGCCCGGTTCGCCGCCGCCCTCGTCCGGGTCTCCCTGCTGCCGGCTGCCGAGGACCCGCTGGCGTGA
- a CDS encoding aldose epimerase: MGTPGATPDAEPWPTTEPLGAWLERGDARVAVDLRGGGLRRLAVGDWDVLDGYPTGVVPKGRRGGLLLPWPNRLRDGRWSWEGADLQLDTAGPGGHAMHGLLSWQPFDVLSRTQDTVTVGTVLEPRSGYPFRLAVALDYRLDPDRLSVTVRVRNVGTHDAPFGVGMHPYLHVGAEADGDIGLGVLDVPARTSLDVDGGLPTGGRSPFDGAVGRIADTELDTPLTDLVRDADGWARVRLSGPAGALELAVDQQWPWLQVYSGDTLPEGQRRRSLAVEPMTCPPNALADDADLVVLPAGQSWAGTWTLTWRPA; this comes from the coding sequence CTGGGGACGCCGGGGGCCACCCCGGACGCCGAGCCGTGGCCGACCACCGAACCCCTCGGCGCCTGGCTGGAGCGCGGGGACGCCCGGGTCGCGGTCGACCTGCGCGGTGGCGGGCTGCGCCGGCTCGCCGTCGGCGACTGGGACGTCCTGGACGGCTACCCCACCGGCGTCGTCCCGAAGGGCCGGCGTGGCGGGCTGCTGCTGCCCTGGCCGAACCGGCTGCGCGACGGGCGCTGGAGCTGGGAGGGCGCCGACCTGCAGCTGGACACCGCCGGGCCGGGCGGGCACGCCATGCACGGCCTGTTGTCCTGGCAGCCCTTCGACGTGCTGTCCCGCACCCAGGACACCGTCACCGTCGGCACCGTGCTGGAGCCGCGCTCGGGCTACCCGTTCCGGCTGGCCGTCGCGCTGGACTACCGGCTGGACCCCGACCGGCTGTCGGTCACCGTCCGGGTGCGCAACGTGGGCACGCACGACGCCCCGTTCGGGGTCGGCATGCACCCCTACCTGCACGTGGGGGCCGAGGCCGACGGGGACATCGGGCTGGGCGTGCTCGACGTCCCCGCCCGCACGTCCCTGGACGTCGACGGCGGCCTGCCGACCGGGGGCCGCAGCCCGTTCGACGGCGCGGTCGGCCGGATCGCCGACACCGAGCTGGACACCCCGCTGACCGACCTGGTGCGCGACGCCGACGGGTGGGCGCGGGTGCGGCTGTCTGGTCCGGCCGGGGCCCTGGAGCTCGCGGTGGACCAGCAGTGGCCGTGGCTGCAGGTGTACAGCGGCGACACCCTGCCCGAGGGGCAGCGCCGGCGCAGCCTGGCCGTGGAGCCGATGACCTGCCCGCCGAACGCGCTGGCCGACGACGCCGACCTCGTGGTGCTCCCCGCCGGGCAGTCGTGGGCGGGCACCTGGACGCTGACCTGGCGGCCCGCGTGA